A genomic segment from Leptolyngbya boryana PCC 6306 encodes:
- the dnaB gene encoding replicative DNA helicase — protein MDSTPQYIRAPSTRPRIMVQEFSFQPANDRIPPQNLEAEESILGGILLDPEAITRVLDILKTEMFYSSAHQEIYRACVALHQQGSPTDLMSVTTWLIDREFLDKVGGQSKLVQLVDRTVSAVNIDQYAQLVIDKYLRRRLISAGHQISHLGHETSKELEKILDEAEQKVFSITQVRPNQGLVPTSDILTKTFSEIEERSAGMALPGLASGFYDLDGKTQGFQRSDLIIVAGRPSMGKCLAHDAELVLADGSISTIAEIYQNRQAQLLTLNDNWKFSITEPSAFVDDGIKPVFRVTTRLGRTVETTLSHPYLTLDGWLPLAHVKVGDRIAVPRIIDVFGTQTLRACEIKLLGYLIGDGCLTKGSPEFTNINPLIQADFVEAVSELGDLRVQKTDSNGTRTPSFRIASASGGGHGSNALTNWLRTLNLYGKSAHEKTIPEPIFQLTRSHIALFLNRLFATDGWASVLASGQSQLGYATVSEKLARQIQHLLLRFGIIARLKLRRVKYQGERRLAWQLDITDARSIQTFITEIGIFGKEAALLQVEAAIAVRKYQTNRDLIPIEVWQQLEVARQGEPWSQLAQRAGIAGSSNIHVGKRAPTRDRLMTLATALQHPQLQELADSDVYWDEIVSIESVGEKQVYDLTIPTTHNFVANDICVHNTAFCLGLGRNIAAQYKLPVAVFSLEMSKEQIVQRLLASEARIESGRLRSGRIAQHDWEPLSNAIGQLSNLRIFIDDTPNISVVEMRSRARKLQAEQGGALGMILIDYLQLMEGNGSENRVQELSRITRALKGLARELNVPVIALSQLSRSVEARADKRPMMSDLRESGSIEQDADLVMMLYRDEYYNPDTPDRGIAEVLITKHRNGPTGTIKLLFEPQFTKFLNLAVSNRSTYE, from the coding sequence TTGGATTCAACCCCTCAATACATTCGCGCTCCTTCTACCCGCCCCCGCATCATGGTTCAAGAGTTTAGTTTTCAACCTGCAAACGATCGGATTCCGCCCCAAAATTTAGAAGCTGAAGAGTCAATTTTAGGCGGAATTTTGCTTGATCCTGAAGCGATTACGCGCGTGCTGGATATTCTGAAAACCGAGATGTTTTACAGTAGTGCGCATCAGGAGATTTATCGAGCATGTGTCGCACTGCATCAGCAGGGATCGCCGACCGATTTGATGAGTGTGACGACTTGGTTAATCGATCGAGAATTTTTAGACAAAGTGGGCGGGCAGTCAAAACTGGTGCAACTCGTCGATCGCACCGTGAGTGCCGTCAATATCGATCAATATGCACAGTTAGTGATTGATAAATATTTGCGGCGGAGACTGATCAGTGCTGGACATCAGATTTCACATTTAGGGCATGAAACCTCGAAAGAGTTAGAAAAAATTCTCGATGAAGCTGAACAAAAGGTGTTTAGCATTACCCAAGTCAGACCGAATCAAGGGTTAGTTCCGACTTCGGATATTTTGACAAAGACATTCTCAGAAATTGAAGAACGATCGGCAGGCATGGCTCTACCGGGACTCGCTTCTGGTTTCTATGATCTCGATGGCAAAACTCAAGGCTTTCAGCGATCGGATTTGATCATCGTTGCAGGTCGCCCGTCAATGGGAAAATGCCTTGCTCACGACGCAGAATTAGTGTTAGCAGATGGCTCTATCTCAACGATCGCAGAAATCTATCAAAATCGCCAAGCCCAATTACTCACCCTCAATGACAATTGGAAGTTTTCGATCACTGAACCTTCTGCCTTTGTCGATGACGGAATTAAGCCTGTTTTCCGAGTCACAACTCGCTTAGGTAGAACCGTCGAAACAACGCTAAGTCACCCCTATTTGACTTTAGATGGATGGTTGCCTTTAGCTCATGTGAAAGTGGGCGATCGCATAGCAGTTCCACGCATCATTGACGTTTTTGGGACACAAACCCTTCGAGCTTGTGAAATTAAGCTGTTGGGCTACTTGATTGGAGATGGGTGTCTGACGAAAGGTTCGCCAGAGTTTACTAACATCAATCCATTGATTCAAGCAGATTTCGTTGAAGCGGTATCTGAATTGGGTGATCTACGCGTTCAGAAAACCGATTCTAATGGCACACGAACCCCGTCTTTCCGAATTGCTTCAGCATCGGGTGGCGGTCATGGAAGTAACGCACTCACGAACTGGCTGAGAACACTGAATCTTTACGGCAAATCAGCACACGAAAAAACGATCCCAGAGCCAATTTTCCAATTAACGCGATCGCACATTGCACTTTTCCTGAATCGGCTTTTTGCAACAGACGGTTGGGCAAGTGTTTTGGCAAGTGGACAGTCTCAACTCGGCTACGCAACAGTTAGCGAGAAATTAGCTCGCCAGATTCAACACTTACTGCTGCGATTTGGCATTATTGCAAGACTGAAATTGAGAAGGGTGAAATATCAGGGCGAGCGGCGGTTAGCTTGGCAACTTGATATTACCGATGCTCGATCGATTCAAACATTCATCACAGAGATCGGCATTTTTGGCAAAGAAGCGGCATTACTTCAGGTTGAAGCTGCGATCGCGGTTCGGAAATACCAAACCAATCGTGACTTAATTCCGATCGAAGTTTGGCAACAGCTTGAAGTCGCGCGGCAGGGCGAACCTTGGAGCCAGCTTGCACAACGGGCAGGAATCGCAGGATCTTCCAATATTCATGTTGGAAAACGCGCCCCGACGCGCGATCGCCTCATGACTTTAGCGACTGCGCTTCAGCATCCTCAACTTCAAGAACTTGCCGACAGTGATGTTTATTGGGATGAGATTGTCTCAATTGAATCAGTTGGCGAAAAGCAAGTCTACGATTTGACGATTCCAACAACCCATAACTTTGTCGCAAATGACATCTGTGTGCATAACACTGCCTTTTGTCTCGGTTTAGGGCGGAATATTGCGGCTCAATACAAGCTTCCTGTCGCTGTCTTTAGCTTAGAAATGTCGAAAGAGCAGATCGTGCAGCGCTTACTCGCAAGTGAGGCAAGAATTGAGAGTGGAAGATTGAGATCGGGAAGAATTGCTCAACACGATTGGGAGCCTTTGAGCAATGCGATCGGGCAACTTTCCAATTTAAGAATTTTCATTGACGATACCCCCAATATCAGCGTTGTCGAAATGCGATCGCGCGCTCGTAAACTGCAAGCTGAGCAAGGCGGCGCACTCGGAATGATTCTCATTGACTACCTGCAACTGATGGAAGGGAATGGCAGTGAAAATCGCGTTCAAGAACTGTCTCGAATTACACGCGCCTTAAAAGGTCTTGCTCGTGAGTTGAACGTGCCCGTCATTGCGCTCTCGCAATTAAGTAGAAGTGTAGAAGCTCGCGCTGATAAACGCCCAATGATGTCAGATCTGCGCGAAAGTGGTTCGATCGAGCAAGATGCCGACCTTGTGATGATGCTTTACCGCGACGAATACTACAATCCAGACACCCCCGATCGCGGCATTGCAGAAGTGCTGATTACTAAACATCGCAATGGACCCACTGGAACGATCAAACTGCTCTTTGAGCCACAATTTACTAAGTTCTTGAATCTTGCGGTCTCGAATCGATCGACCTACGAATAA
- a CDS encoding M48 family metallopeptidase has protein sequence MVESRLITGQLVELPKYRVRESIKAKHVSLKMTVQGGLEVIIPRGFDQSRIPEILHTKQSWIERTIGRLEAQRQQLSIDPCPPLPEQMILRAIDQTWEIDYQPTGFSRVTLTEKGKSRLILRGSTHNEDLCKALLQQWLAHKAYQRLVPWLWSVSQELELPFHKASIRGQKTLWASCSQQYNISLNYKLLFLPPALVRYVFVHELCHTIHLNHSPRFWALVQEKDPTYKAIDQELRRSSHYVPGWLEPSGIKE, from the coding sequence ATGGTTGAGTCAAGACTGATTACTGGTCAGCTTGTGGAACTCCCCAAGTATCGAGTTCGAGAAAGCATTAAAGCAAAACACGTCAGCCTAAAAATGACGGTGCAGGGCGGCTTAGAAGTCATCATCCCTCGCGGATTTGACCAAAGCCGTATCCCGGAAATTTTGCATACCAAACAAAGTTGGATCGAGCGCACGATTGGGCGGCTCGAAGCCCAACGGCAGCAATTGTCGATCGACCCCTGCCCGCCTTTGCCAGAGCAAATGATCCTCAGAGCGATCGACCAAACTTGGGAGATTGACTATCAGCCAACTGGCTTCTCGCGGGTCACTCTGACTGAAAAGGGCAAATCCCGCCTGATCTTGCGCGGCAGTACTCACAACGAAGACCTCTGCAAAGCACTACTCCAACAGTGGCTCGCCCATAAAGCGTATCAGCGGCTCGTGCCCTGGCTCTGGTCAGTCAGCCAAGAGCTAGAACTTCCGTTTCACAAAGCCTCGATTCGCGGACAAAAAACTCTTTGGGCAAGCTGCTCGCAACAATACAACATCAGCTTGAACTACAAACTATTATTTTTGCCCCCGGCACTTGTGCGATATGTCTTTGTGCATGAGCTATGTCACACCATCCATCTCAATCACTCGCCGCGATTCTGGGCACTTGTACAGGAAAAAGATCCCACCTATAAAGCGATCGACCAAGAACTCCGACGCTCGAGTCACTATGTCCCCGGATGGTTAGAACCGAGTGGAATCAAGGAATAA
- a CDS encoding glycosyltransferase, with translation MFARLRLAVLFHDQHFELLNALAPQIACCLIWRVMKVALVHDYLTQKGGAERVFEMLCKRYPDADIFTSLYEPEASIDFGDREVFTTYLQKIPQASRYFKLLAPLYYSAFRALDLREYDLIISSTTSFAKGVRKRPDAKHICFCHNITRFLWDTKTYLREYTAYRRFMPVIEQIFRAMRKTDLTYAQEPDVYIANSRTVAQRIEQIYQKPAQVINCPIDTQKFAFSSQKEDFYLASARLVSYKRLDVVVEAFNWLGWNLLITGDGPERDTLEARAMQNVQFLGHVSDAERRRLLSKSRSVIVMALEDYGLVPVEANASGTPVIAYGEGGVLDTQIPGITGVFFNSQTPHALHRALLQARSMEWNYQTIRDHAVSRFSEDVFFQSVDQLILDVCGTG, from the coding sequence ATGTTCGCTCGTCTCCGCTTGGCAGTATTGTTCCACGATCAACACTTTGAACTTCTGAATGCGCTGGCTCCTCAGATTGCTTGTTGTCTTATCTGGCGTGTAATGAAAGTAGCCCTAGTTCATGACTATCTAACGCAAAAAGGTGGTGCAGAGCGGGTCTTTGAGATGCTGTGCAAGCGCTATCCGGATGCAGATATCTTTACATCGCTATATGAGCCGGAAGCGTCGATCGACTTTGGCGATCGCGAAGTTTTCACAACCTATTTGCAAAAAATCCCCCAAGCCTCTCGCTACTTCAAACTGCTTGCCCCCCTTTATTACTCTGCATTTCGGGCACTCGATTTGCGCGAATATGACTTAATTATCAGCAGCACAACCAGCTTTGCAAAAGGTGTCAGAAAGCGCCCCGATGCAAAGCACATTTGTTTTTGTCATAACATCACGCGATTTCTCTGGGACACGAAGACCTATCTGCGCGAATACACCGCTTATCGCCGCTTTATGCCCGTCATTGAACAAATCTTTCGGGCAATGCGCAAGACCGACTTGACCTATGCACAAGAGCCGGATGTTTACATTGCCAACTCTCGAACTGTGGCACAGCGCATCGAGCAAATCTATCAGAAGCCAGCGCAAGTGATCAATTGCCCGATCGATACACAAAAGTTTGCGTTTTCTAGTCAGAAAGAAGACTTTTACCTCGCTTCGGCACGATTAGTCAGCTACAAACGCCTAGATGTTGTCGTTGAAGCTTTTAACTGGTTGGGGTGGAATTTATTGATTACGGGAGATGGACCTGAACGCGATACGCTAGAAGCACGTGCAATGCAGAATGTTCAATTTTTGGGGCATGTCAGTGATGCAGAACGCAGGCGGCTTTTATCTAAATCTCGATCGGTGATTGTCATGGCATTGGAAGACTACGGACTCGTTCCCGTCGAAGCCAATGCGAGTGGAACTCCCGTCATTGCTTACGGGGAAGGCGGTGTGCTCGATACCCAAATCCCTGGGATCACCGGAGTCTTTTTCAATTCACAGACTCCTCACGCGTTGCATCGAGCGCTTTTGCAAGCTCGATCGATGGAATGGAACTATCAAACGATCCGAGACCATGCTGTGAGTCGGTTCTCAGAAGATGTTTTCTTTCAATCGGTCGATCAACTCATCTTAGACGTCTGTGGCACTGGGTAA